In Pseudomonas sp. ADAK18, a single window of DNA contains:
- a CDS encoding DUF4381 domain-containing protein, with protein MSSLDQLQPLIAPPAIGFWPPAPGWWLLLLLIPLLVWGLWSLRRFLPAKRPVARAEQPLDPLRVAALAELALMPKPYDGAPAGAWLQQLNGLLKRLCRNDYPYSQSHTLNGRKWLAFLDNRCPAAGLTRWMVLVEGAYKPECKLDDKAIAGLTQAVDTWIRKHV; from the coding sequence ATGAGCAGCCTCGACCAATTGCAACCGCTGATCGCACCTCCAGCCATCGGTTTCTGGCCGCCGGCGCCTGGCTGGTGGCTATTGTTGCTGCTCATCCCCCTGCTTGTCTGGGGCCTGTGGTCGTTGCGCCGCTTCCTCCCGGCCAAGCGCCCCGTGGCCCGCGCCGAACAACCGCTGGACCCGCTGCGAGTTGCCGCCCTCGCGGAACTGGCACTGATGCCCAAGCCCTACGACGGTGCGCCGGCCGGCGCCTGGTTGCAGCAACTCAACGGACTGCTCAAGCGCCTGTGCCGCAACGACTACCCTTATAGCCAGAGCCACACCCTCAACGGTCGCAAATGGCTGGCCTTCCTCGACAACCGTTGCCCGGCTGCCGGTCTAACCCGCTGGATGGTGCTGGTGGAAGGCGCCTACAAGCCCGAATGCAAGCTCGATGACAAGGCCATCGCCGGCCTGACCCAGGCCGTCGACACCTGGATTCGCAAACATGTTTGA
- a CDS encoding VWA domain-containing protein, producing MIALWPHWFRPWWLLLLPLLGWLLWHLWHRQKRAGRWQMILPPAFHAALLSGGNGRESKSPWVVLGLAWLLCVLALLGPSWQRVEQNSQKPADPLVVLLELTPEMLATDSPPNRLEQARRKLHDLLQARSDSQTAIVVYAGSAHTLVPLSDDLATSGNLLEALRPSIMPEAGHRADLAVEKALSLLKQGGLGQGRLLLIGSSLSKQERQGIRLLLGDQAPSLSILGIGSREGTPVTQESGEFLKDDQGAILVPRLDSPTLKAFASEMGGRYRQARLDDKDLRSLGLLDGPQSLRNDGQRLQLDTWADQGYWLLLPLLLLAACAGRRGWLFCLPLLLLIAPQPSYAFDVQDLWLRPDQQGQYLLKKKRPGEAAERFENPQWQGVALYEAGNYAEAAKRFAEGNDAYSHYNRGNALAKAGELEAAIDAYEQALEAQPDLQPALKNKTLVESLLQEEPEPEPAKPPKKEDDETTQPGQTAQPGTSGQTAPSGEQTPQGQGQPGTAETQTGATPHAGGNEVPGSELGDEQTTTPPLRGANASLDGEHRQALEQWLRQIPDNPGELLRRKFWYEQQQHQDKTR from the coding sequence ATGATTGCCCTGTGGCCTCATTGGTTCCGTCCCTGGTGGCTGTTGCTGCTGCCGCTGCTCGGCTGGCTGCTGTGGCATCTGTGGCACCGACAAAAGCGCGCCGGGCGTTGGCAGATGATTCTGCCGCCGGCGTTTCACGCGGCGCTGCTCAGTGGCGGCAATGGTCGGGAAAGTAAATCGCCGTGGGTGGTCCTTGGCCTCGCCTGGCTGCTGTGCGTGCTGGCATTACTCGGCCCTAGCTGGCAACGCGTTGAGCAGAACAGCCAGAAACCTGCCGATCCGCTGGTGGTATTGCTGGAGCTGACCCCGGAAATGCTCGCCACCGACAGCCCGCCCAATCGCCTGGAACAGGCGCGGCGCAAACTGCACGACTTGCTCCAGGCCCGCAGCGATTCGCAGACCGCCATCGTCGTCTACGCCGGCAGCGCCCACACCCTGGTGCCGCTCTCGGATGACCTGGCCACCAGCGGTAACCTGCTTGAAGCCTTGCGCCCCTCGATCATGCCCGAGGCCGGCCACCGCGCCGACCTGGCCGTAGAAAAGGCCCTGTCACTGCTCAAACAAGGTGGACTCGGCCAGGGCCGTTTGTTGTTGATCGGCTCATCGTTGTCCAAACAAGAGCGCCAAGGTATCCGCCTGCTGCTGGGAGACCAAGCGCCAAGCCTGTCGATCCTTGGCATTGGCAGTCGCGAAGGCACGCCGGTGACTCAAGAAAGCGGCGAGTTCCTCAAGGACGACCAGGGCGCAATCCTGGTACCACGCCTGGACAGCCCAACCCTCAAGGCTTTCGCCAGCGAGATGGGCGGTCGCTACCGCCAGGCCCGGCTGGACGACAAGGACCTGCGCAGCCTCGGTCTGCTGGACGGCCCGCAAAGCCTGCGCAACGACGGCCAACGGTTACAGCTGGACACCTGGGCCGACCAGGGTTATTGGCTGCTGTTACCGTTGCTGCTACTCGCTGCCTGCGCCGGTCGTCGGGGCTGGCTGTTCTGCCTGCCGTTGTTGCTATTGATCGCCCCGCAACCGAGCTACGCCTTCGACGTTCAGGACCTGTGGCTACGCCCGGACCAGCAAGGCCAATACCTGCTCAAGAAAAAACGCCCTGGGGAAGCCGCCGAACGCTTCGAAAACCCGCAATGGCAAGGTGTTGCCCTGTATGAAGCCGGCAACTATGCCGAAGCCGCCAAGCGCTTTGCCGAAGGCAACGATGCCTATTCCCACTACAATCGCGGTAATGCCCTGGCCAAGGCCGGTGAACTGGAAGCGGCGATAGACGCCTATGAACAAGCCCTGGAAGCCCAGCCGGATTTGCAACCGGCCCTGAAAAACAAAACCCTGGTGGAAAGCCTGCTGCAGGAAGAACCGGAACCGGAACCCGCCAAACCGCCCAAGAAGGAGGATGACGAAACCACCCAACCCGGCCAGACTGCACAACCGGGCACCAGCGGCCAGACCGCCCCCAGTGGCGAGCAGACGCCACAGGGCCAGGGCCAGCCGGGCACCGCCGAGACGCAAACCGGCGCCACGCCGCACGCGGGCGGCAACGAGGTACCCGGCAGCGAACTGGGGGATGAGCAGACCACCACGCCCCCCCTGCGCGGGGCGAATGCCAGCCTCGACGGCGAACACCGCCAGGCCCTGGAACAGTGGCTGCGACAGATCCCGGACAACCCCGGCGAGCTGCTGCGACGTAAATTCTGGTACGAACAGCAACAACATCAGGACAAGACTCGATGA
- a CDS encoding BatD family protein — protein sequence MSRCTALLLTLTLWACHAQAADLVASVDRSRINSGETVELTVESNDVTQFGKPDLAPLDPTFEVRGTRQINQLTTLGGDNHATTRWIITLLPKENGTVVIPSLQLGALKSQPITLQVIETASQDTNTQLAPVFIEANLDQDTVYVQAQALLTVRVYHSVSLYDDSSLTPLQIPDTRIEQLGESRNYEKVINGIRHGVIEMRYGIYPQRSGPLVIPAQVFSATLVEPRPAQDSNPQGPKPGKLLHVSSTELLLTVKAKPALYPADAPWLPARSLSLSESWNPEPDHVQVGDSVTRSLTLKAEGLASAQLPPLPNTEVAGLRRYPDQPVLSNQNSDRGVIGSREDREALVPNRAGTVELPAVEVVWWNTHEDHLERTHLPARTLQVANNPSLVVDTPAMPTVITAPDSDSLWIWQLTSLILACTTLLGFGLWWRARWQPAILRAAQTGPSPRTLLDDLKRASQANDPQATRQALDAWARQQPETLAEMAARFVPLSDALDGLNGALYSEAGQYWQGEELWRAVKAIPMAENTQDPVTDNTSLPPLYPK from the coding sequence ATGAGCCGCTGCACCGCCCTTCTCCTCACCCTCACACTGTGGGCCTGCCATGCCCAGGCCGCGGACCTGGTTGCCAGCGTCGACCGCAGCCGCATCAACTCCGGGGAGACGGTGGAACTGACCGTGGAATCCAATGACGTCACGCAGTTCGGCAAACCCGACCTGGCGCCCCTGGACCCGACGTTCGAAGTACGCGGCACACGCCAGATCAACCAACTCACCACCCTGGGCGGCGACAATCACGCCACCACCCGCTGGATCATTACGTTACTGCCCAAGGAGAACGGCACAGTAGTGATTCCGTCGCTGCAGTTGGGAGCGCTCAAGAGCCAGCCGATCACCCTGCAAGTCATCGAAACCGCCAGCCAGGACACCAACACCCAACTGGCGCCGGTATTCATCGAGGCCAACCTCGACCAAGACACGGTCTATGTCCAGGCCCAGGCCTTGCTGACCGTGCGGGTCTACCATTCGGTGTCGCTGTACGACGACAGCAGCCTGACGCCGTTGCAGATTCCAGACACCCGCATCGAACAGCTCGGAGAATCGCGCAACTACGAGAAAGTCATCAACGGCATTCGCCATGGCGTGATCGAAATGCGCTACGGCATCTATCCGCAACGCAGCGGCCCGCTGGTGATTCCGGCACAGGTCTTCAGTGCGACCCTGGTGGAACCGCGCCCCGCCCAGGACAGCAATCCGCAAGGCCCGAAACCCGGCAAGCTGTTGCATGTCAGCTCCACGGAGCTGCTCCTGACAGTCAAGGCCAAGCCCGCCCTGTACCCGGCGGATGCCCCTTGGCTGCCGGCCCGCAGCCTGAGCCTGAGTGAAAGCTGGAACCCGGAACCGGATCACGTCCAGGTGGGCGACTCCGTGACCCGCAGCCTGACCCTCAAGGCCGAAGGGCTGGCCAGCGCCCAATTGCCACCGCTGCCGAACACCGAGGTTGCAGGCCTGCGCCGCTACCCGGACCAACCGGTATTGAGCAACCAGAACAGCGATCGCGGCGTGATCGGCAGCCGCGAAGACCGTGAAGCGCTGGTGCCCAACCGCGCCGGCACCGTGGAACTGCCGGCGGTGGAAGTCGTGTGGTGGAACACCCATGAAGACCATCTGGAACGTACCCATTTGCCGGCCCGCACCCTGCAGGTGGCGAACAACCCAAGCCTGGTGGTAGACACCCCCGCCATGCCGACGGTGATCACCGCACCGGACTCCGACAGCCTGTGGATCTGGCAGCTCACCAGCCTGATCCTGGCCTGCACGACCCTGCTGGGCTTCGGCCTGTGGTGGCGCGCGCGCTGGCAGCCAGCGATCCTGCGGGCAGCGCAGACCGGGCCGAGTCCGCGTACGTTGCTGGATGATCTCAAGCGTGCAAGCCAGGCGAATGACCCTCAGGCGACGCGTCAGGCGCTGGATGCGTGGGCACGCCAGCAACCGGAAACCCTGGCGGAAATGGCGGCGCGGTTTGTGCCGTTGTCGGATGCGCTGGATGGGTTGAATGGAGCGCTCTATAGCGAGGCGGGGCAGTACTGGCAGGGTGAAGAGTTGTGGCGGGCGGTGAAGGCGATTCCGATGGCTGAGAACACACAAGACCCGGTCACGGATAACACCAGCTTGCCGCCGCTGTATCCCAAGTAA
- a CDS encoding DUF58 domain-containing protein, translating to MNASDGVRVTLSELIEMRHRVREVQLFSTPSQRSPLIGLHHSKLRGRGVDFDQVRVYQAGDDVRTIDWRVTARTQEPHTKLFHEERERPIFIMVEQSCRLFFGSGLMFKSVLAAQAASLIGWAALGHNDRVGGLVFGDNEHYEIKPRRSKQSLLQLLNRLVRVNQSLNTESKPEPDALGMALRRGREVLRPGSLAIVICDERALTDGAEQQLSLLSRHCDLLLLPVSDPLDHALPAAGLLRFAERGAQLEIDTLNFDLRQAYKAQADERSARWELLAQKLRILLMPLSTQSEMVEQLREYLNPQRPAKKQ from the coding sequence ATGAACGCCAGCGATGGAGTCCGTGTCACCCTGAGCGAATTGATCGAGATGCGTCATCGCGTACGGGAAGTACAACTTTTTTCTACGCCAAGCCAACGCAGCCCGCTGATTGGCCTGCACCACTCGAAACTGCGAGGTCGCGGCGTCGACTTCGATCAGGTGCGGGTGTACCAGGCCGGCGACGACGTGCGCACCATCGACTGGCGCGTCACTGCCCGCACCCAGGAGCCCCACACGAAGCTGTTCCACGAAGAACGAGAACGCCCGATCTTCATCATGGTGGAGCAAAGCTGCCGGTTGTTTTTCGGCTCGGGGCTGATGTTCAAATCGGTGCTGGCGGCCCAGGCCGCTAGCCTGATCGGCTGGGCCGCGCTGGGGCATAACGACCGCGTCGGCGGGTTGGTGTTCGGTGACAACGAGCACTACGAAATCAAGCCGCGACGCAGCAAGCAAAGCCTGCTGCAATTGCTCAACCGGTTGGTGCGGGTCAACCAGAGCCTGAATACCGAAAGCAAGCCGGAACCCGATGCCCTTGGCATGGCGTTGCGACGCGGCCGGGAAGTCTTGCGCCCCGGCAGCCTGGCGATCGTGATTTGCGATGAACGCGCCCTGACCGACGGCGCCGAACAGCAACTGAGTCTTTTGTCACGCCATTGCGACTTGCTGCTGTTGCCGGTGTCCGATCCGCTGGACCATGCCCTGCCAGCCGCCGGGCTACTGCGGTTCGCCGAACGCGGCGCGCAGTTGGAGATCGACACCCTGAATTTCGACCTGCGCCAGGCCTATAAAGCCCAGGCCGACGAGCGTAGTGCGCGCTGGGAGTTGCTCGCGCAGAAGCTGCGGATATTGCTCATGCCCTTGAGTACCCAGAGCGAAATGGTCGAGCAACTGCGCGAATACCTCAATCCGCAACGTCCGGCCAAAAAGCAATGA
- a CDS encoding VWA domain-containing protein, producing MFEFAWPWIFALLPLPWVMRMLLPVADSGEPALKVSFLGDLEGLARRRARANLPGWRQQAPFVVLWLLLLTAAARPEWLGEPLPIAASGRDLLVAVDVSGSMDFPDMQWQDEDVSRLTLVKHLLGDFLEGREGDRVGLILFGSQAYLQAPLTFDRHTVRTWLDEARIGIAGKNTAIGDAIGLALKRLRQRPAQSRVLILVTDGANNGGEIDPLTAARLAAEEGVKIYPIGIGADPEQTGSLGMLGLNPSLDLDEPALKALAEATGGRYFRARDGKELQAVKETLDQLEPVAQQPTQARPAQALYSGPLALALILSMLLVIQERWPNNALQRLFNKISSKGHFLQQHPEWRQRLKRLRLRRRR from the coding sequence ATGTTTGAGTTCGCCTGGCCGTGGATCTTCGCCCTGTTGCCCCTACCGTGGGTGATGCGGATGCTCCTGCCCGTCGCCGACAGCGGCGAGCCCGCCTTGAAGGTCAGCTTCCTCGGCGACCTGGAAGGCCTTGCGCGCCGCCGTGCCCGGGCCAACCTGCCAGGCTGGCGTCAACAAGCGCCGTTCGTGGTGTTGTGGTTGCTGCTGTTGACCGCCGCCGCCCGCCCGGAATGGCTGGGTGAACCCCTGCCAATTGCCGCCAGCGGCCGTGACTTATTGGTGGCGGTCGATGTGTCCGGCTCCATGGATTTCCCCGACATGCAATGGCAGGACGAAGACGTCAGCCGCCTGACGTTGGTCAAGCACCTGCTGGGGGATTTTCTCGAAGGCCGCGAAGGTGATCGAGTCGGCCTGATCCTCTTCGGCAGCCAGGCCTATCTACAAGCACCATTGACCTTCGACCGCCATACCGTGCGTACCTGGCTGGATGAAGCGCGAATTGGCATCGCCGGCAAAAACACCGCCATTGGCGATGCCATCGGCCTGGCCTTGAAACGCCTGCGCCAGCGTCCCGCGCAAAGCCGGGTGCTGATCCTGGTGACCGACGGCGCCAACAACGGTGGCGAAATCGACCCGTTGACCGCCGCACGCCTGGCCGCCGAAGAAGGCGTGAAAATCTACCCTATCGGCATCGGTGCCGATCCGGAGCAAACCGGTTCCCTGGGCATGCTCGGTCTCAATCCGAGCCTGGATCTCGACGAACCGGCCCTCAAGGCACTCGCCGAGGCCACAGGCGGACGCTACTTCCGTGCCCGCGACGGCAAGGAACTGCAAGCCGTCAAGGAAACCCTCGATCAGCTGGAACCCGTGGCCCAACAACCGACCCAGGCGCGCCCGGCCCAGGCGCTCTATAGCGGGCCGTTGGCCCTGGCGCTGATCCTGAGCATGTTGCTGGTGATCCAGGAACGCTGGCCGAACAACGCCCTGCAACGCCTCTTCAACAAAATCTCCAGCAAGGGCCACTTTCTGCAACAGCACCCCGAATGGCGCCAACGCCTCAAACGCCTGCGCTTGCGGAGGCGTCGATGA
- a CDS encoding MoxR family ATPase: MEHREALLALRTFLSTQILGQEKLIERLLIALLADGHMLVEGAPGLAKTKAIKELAEGIEAQFHRIQFTPDLLPADITGTEIYRPETGSFVFQQGPIFHNLVLADEINRAPAKVQSALLEAMAERQVSVGRSTYELSPLFLVMATQNPIEQEGTYPLPEAQLDRFLMHVKIGFPDAAVERRILQQARGEALNGETKPERRVSQQAIFAARKEILGLYMADAVEEYLVQLVMATRTPAKFDPEMAEWIAYGASPRGSIALDRCARAHAWLAGRDFVSPEDIQAVLFDVLRHRIILSFEAEAAGIDQDRVVQRILDVVAVA; encoded by the coding sequence ATGGAACATCGTGAAGCGCTGCTCGCGCTGCGAACCTTTCTTTCAACGCAGATCCTCGGCCAGGAAAAACTTATCGAGCGCCTGCTCATCGCCCTGCTTGCCGATGGCCATATGCTGGTTGAAGGCGCTCCCGGCCTGGCCAAGACCAAGGCCATCAAGGAGCTTGCCGAAGGGATCGAAGCACAGTTCCATCGTATCCAGTTCACTCCCGACCTGCTGCCTGCCGACATCACCGGTACCGAGATCTACCGCCCGGAAACCGGCAGCTTCGTGTTCCAGCAAGGGCCGATCTTCCACAACCTGGTGCTGGCGGACGAAATCAACCGGGCCCCGGCCAAGGTTCAGTCAGCCTTGCTTGAAGCCATGGCCGAGCGCCAGGTCAGTGTCGGGCGCAGTACCTATGAACTGTCGCCACTGTTCCTGGTAATGGCCACGCAAAACCCGATCGAACAGGAAGGCACCTATCCCCTGCCCGAAGCCCAGCTCGACCGGTTCCTGATGCACGTCAAGATCGGCTTCCCCGACGCCGCCGTCGAACGCCGCATCCTGCAACAGGCGCGTGGCGAAGCCCTCAACGGCGAGACCAAGCCCGAACGCCGGGTCAGCCAGCAAGCGATCTTCGCCGCACGCAAGGAAATCCTCGGCTTGTACATGGCCGATGCGGTGGAGGAATACCTGGTGCAACTGGTCATGGCCACCCGCACCCCGGCCAAGTTCGATCCGGAAATGGCCGAGTGGATTGCCTATGGCGCAAGCCCCCGGGGCTCGATTGCCCTCGACCGCTGCGCCCGGGCCCACGCCTGGCTGGCCGGTCGCGACTTTGTCAGCCCGGAAGATATCCAGGCGGTGCTGTTCGACGTGCTGCGCCACCGGATCATTCTGTCGTTCGAGGCCGAAGCGGCCGGTATTGACCAGGACCGCGTGGTGCAACGCATTCTCGACGTCGTAGCCGTCGCTTGA